DNA from Onthophagus taurus isolate NC chromosome 2, IU_Otau_3.0, whole genome shotgun sequence:
CCCGACGGGCTACGGCAGAAGGTTCTACCCGATGGGACACTCCAGATCAATCCGGTTGAGAAGAAGGCTGACACCGGAATATATACCTGCTGGGCACGGAATAAACAGGGACATAACGCTAGAAGGAGCGGTGAAGTTAACGTAATAGGTAAGGAAACGGACTGATTTATATGCTACACGCGAATCTAGAATTTGCATAATACATACTGATACCTGTTGAACTTAATATGTTTCTGTTACGAGGTTACAGATTGAATCCAAACGAAGACATTGAAATCAAGAAggaagattaaaattaattaatttttaggttatgatCCTGGCCAAAAAGATGTTTGAAAATGATGAACTCAATCagcttaaaaaaaatactatttttttCAGTTCCCCCAAAGGTTAGTCCATTCTACGCTGAGGATACTCTTCACGTTGGTGATCGAGCGAGTTTAACCTGTTCTGTGACAAAGGGTGATCTACCCCTGACCATATCCTGGCATAAGGACGGTCGAAATGTCGACCCAGCTCAAATGGTTTCGATTACTCAAGTGGATCAATTTACTAGCATTCTATTAATAGAAAGCTTATCACCGCATCACAACGGCAACTATTCGTGCATGGTCCGGAATCAGGCTGCGGAAGTGTCCCATACGCAGCAGCTAGTGGTCAATGGTAAATTTTTGTTGCGCGCCGTGTTCGCGCGTTGTTTTTACCGCCCGCCTTTTCTGTCTCTCTGACGTTTGTTTTTCTCTCTTTTCTCTATTCAGTTCCCCCTATTATTGAGCCCTTTTCCTTCCAAGACGGTCTGTCGGAGGGCATGCGCACGCGCACCGTGTGCGGCGTGAGTTCCGGCGACCCGCCGCTGGTCGTTTCCTGGCTGAAGGATGGGCAGCCGTTGACGGCCGCATTGGGCGCGAATGTTTCGGCCCTTGACCCTTATTCTAGCCTGTTGAGCATTTCTAGCCTTGATTCGAGACACTCGGGGGATTTCACGTGCGTGGCCAGTAATCCGGCCGCGGAGGTTAGGTACACCGCCAAACTTCAGGTCAAAGGTAACAACATCCCCCCATATCCATCCCAAATGCGATTCACTATACCCCTTCACTGCCCTACCACTGTTGCTTTTGGCACACGCCGCAGCCGGCCCCCAAAAAAGGTCAAGGTACTGTTGCAcccacttttaattttctttttgatttttctatctttgtagaattttttttatcatatctttatttttttgatttgttaattGCATGTGTATGATCGATGGTTTAAAGATGTCTTAAATATCTTAAAGATAATAGAATAATCAAATTCTATcatctttttatttcaactgaAATTCAACGGTTAAAGGTGTCtaatataatttcatttttgaatttaagaaTTGATTCGGACTTTTGAATTtcgttgaatttttttttacttaatatGTTACGAGGAGCTTTTATACAACACAATTCACCGCCAGCCAGGAATTTTTTACGTCTCCCTCACCAGTATCTGCTTATTGCAGCAATTGCCACCGTATTTATTAGCCACtaaccaataaaaaaatcctttcacctaaaaaaaataataaaaccgcGTAGTGTGTGATTGATGTCGTCACCACCAATTTCACGGCACTCACTAATTACTTATTTAACGCAACGTGTATTTTTGATTGATGTTCTTTTTGCACcgatttatgaaataaactCTTTTCTTCATTAGCCTGATATTTGTTTCAGTTCCTCCGCGATGGCTTGTTGAACCGGTAGACATCAGTGTTGAACGAAATCGTCACGTGGCGCTTCATTGTCAAGCTCAGGGTGTACCAACACCTACAGTTACTTGGAAAAAAGCAACAGGTCAGCAgacaaataattataattttgtactTCAACAATTGCAACGTCTCCATAAACACTTAACAAAGTACAGAACAGAATACATCGAGATTGATGCAAACCGCAACACCTAGAGCAATGATCAAGTTTTGGAACTTCTTCTTGGAACCTAATTATTTCCAAGTATATAACTGCTTAAATAATGCAGATTTAAGttttcccaaaaaaaaattgaaatgagCATTAATTCCTTCACTGACAAACTGAAAAGttctttatttcttcttgAAAAAGTCATTATTTCTGAGAGTAGTTCGCACACTATTTTACCTCTAGGTTGAATACTTGAATCACTGCTGAGTCGCAGAGCCAAGCCTTTCCTTCTGCTCTTTATTCATGTCCAAACCAGCTTGGTTGAAAACAGCCTTGTACAAATCCTCTTGCATAGCAATCCTCAAATACAGAAATACGTCGAATAgtgtatttctcaaaataacattctcaaataacaaatttccaacattatcatttattttgatttactaATCCATTCTTGTTATTTATGTTTCTAACTCatcatttaattcattattacaGGTAGTAAATCTGGTGATTATGAAGAAGTGCGCGATCACATGTACACAAAAGTATTAGAAAACGGAACATTACTTCTTCAACATGTAAAAGAAGATCGCGAAGGTTTTTATCTTTGCCAAGCTGATAATGGTATCGGAACCGGGATTGGTAAAGTAATTCAGCTTCGGGTAAATTCGTCGCCGTATTTTTCGGCACCTTCCCGATTGATTACGGTGAAAAAAGGTGATACGGCGACGTTGCGCTGCGATGTTAACGGCGATAAACCAATCAGTGTGATTTGGTTGAGAGCCGGAAAAACCGAGTTGAATCCTTCCACGAATTACCGAGTACACGTAAAACAAGATGTTACGCCAGACGGAGTCGCCGCTGAGCTTCAAATTGTTAACGCTGAAGCAGCGGATAGTGGAGCTTATTTTTGCCACGCTAGTAATATGTATGGAAAGGAACAACAATTAGTTAATCTTTTGGTGCAAGAACCTCCGTTAAGTCCCGAACATGTTGAAGCAGCGATGGTTAGTAGTCGATCAGTTAATTTAAAGTGGCAGCATAAATCTGGAGATTCAaatgaagtttttaaatttgttgttgaatttaaagaattggaacgtatgtatatatatattattaattaaggaaaataattattcttattttatttaatttgaaatgtagGTCCGTGGCAACAAATGGAATTAACTGATACTCCACTACAATACGCGGCTTTAATCGAAAACTTAAAACCGGCTACGAAATATGTTTTTCGTGTTTTTGCTGAGGGTCCTGCAGGAAAAAGTACTCCAAGTGATGAGTTGTTGGTTCGAACTGAACCTCAACGTCCCGCCGGTTCCCCGTTGGATCTCTCCGTTCGGCCAGCTTCCTCAACTTCGTTATTAGTTACGTGGAAACCTCCTTTACCGGATTTAAGACACGGTGATATCCAAGGGTTTAACGTTGGATATCGCGTCGGAAATGTTGGATCGTATAATTTTACTTCCGTATCTGGAGACGGTGAAGATGGCGGCGATGAAGTTTTATTAAACGGATTAGCGAAGTATGCTCGATATGCCGTCGTGGTACAAGCATTTAATGAAGTGGGGGCTGGACCATTAACGGAACCGGTTACAGCACAAACAATGGAAGATggtaacaattaaatttttgttttaaatgattttatgaacaatattttttagtattatatgaatccatgttgcaagttgggtatattataaaatttggttgaaataatactaaaattaaaacttcttacttgcattaatcatttattttttcggTACCGGTTTCGGTACTACAccatcatcagccgaatctTCATCAAACGTAGtaattaaatagtttttgagtttaagataattattatttgacataaaatCACCAGTTTTACTTATATATAATCTCTTTTCATTATGACTATCCCTGCGTCCTTATCAGTTTTTACATAAATACTCTTACCTTTATCAAGTTTATTACGTATGGATTTAATAACATTCTTTTCTTGTTGTTGTATCTTATTGTGTTGctgttttttatcaaatttcctTGATATAAATGAGATGAGTTCTTTTCTGATAAAATCATGTTCTGGAAGATTTCTGATAGCCACCTCCATTTTTATGGCATCATGTGGTAAGTTGGTTTTAGGTTGAAGAGTGTAGTTGTATCCCTTCTTCATTAGGTTAGATTCTTCTTCGCTGAAGGAAATATTAGTAAGGTTTTTGAACTGAATTGGTTTTTCGTGTATGGAAggattacttttttttatatagggATGGCATTCTTCCTAGGATTATGTATCGTCTGACGCTGCTTCCTTAGGTCATCCTTTTTGATGAGTATGGCATGTACTGTCACTTCCTGTATTAAGTCctcaatttctaaaaaatgtaattgtcTGTGGTCATTACTTAGCTAATTTTTCATAAGCTTGGTTTAGTGTCTTAAAATGTCGTCGTTTCTCTTCCTGCATTATCTTCTTAATGATATAACCTTTGGTTTTCTGGTTAaggtttttacattttatctacgCAAATGATGGAACTACGTTTTCCCGTATAcatgtgttaataaaattaatatgattCTTTGTTATCTCCAGTTTGATGTAGCCTTTTTTATAATCATGGATCAAAGATGAAGTATTatcttgattattattatatgaatccatgttgcaagttgggtatattataaaatttggttgaaatactattaaaattaaaacttcttacttgcaTTAATCATTCATTTTTGCGGTACCGATTTCGGTGTTACAccatcatcagccgaatctacatCAAACGTAGTAATTAAATAGTGATGCAAAAAGTCAAATACAGTTAAGAATTACAAAATGccaatatatattttttagtgCCAAGTATGCCTCCAATGGATGTTAGATGTGCGGCCGTGACTTCACAATCCCTTCAAATAAGTTGGCAACCACCTCCCTCTGAACATTGTAACGGAATCTTACAAGGTTACAAATTAACGTACGAACCCGTCATGGACGAAAATTGGAAAGGAAACGACGAATTGGAAACGAGAAAAACCACTGCTCTCACAACGGTTATTACAGGGTTAAGAAAATACACCAATTACAGTTTTCAAGTGCTGGCATTTACGAAAATAGGAGATGGAATCTTCACTGCCACAACTTACTGCCAAACCGAAGAGGATggtttgtaaaatttttttcataattatcgagatatttttcgatattttttttttgatttagttCCGGGTGCTCCCGCTGATATAAAAGTGGTAGTCAGCTCGCCACAGTCGCTTTTAGTTTCTTGGTTACCACCCCACGAACCCAACGGGCTCATCACTAAATACAATTTATACAAACGAAGTATGGATGGTAGACAGGAAATAGACCACGCGAAACAACCCATATCTAGCCAACACACGAATTACGAAGCTAAAGGAATTCAACCGAACGTTGAATATCAATTTTGGGTTACGGCATCGACCAGAATCGGCGAAGGACAAAGTTCAAGAGTTGTTACTCAAGTTGCTTCAAATAGaggttaatttttgttaatattaattgaggagttaatattttaattatatttttattattatagttcCAGCTAGAATAATATCGTTTGGTGGTACGGTGGTACGTCCATTTCGTGGTTCAATAGCTTTATCTTGTATAGCTGTTGGATCTCCACGGAGGGAATGGCAAAGAGGtgatcaaattttaaaaggtGGTGCGAACCATAACGTACAACTCCTCGATACCGgcgaattaattttatccaGCCTCCAACAAACCGATTCAGGGAATTATACATGTCACGTTGATAACGGCCAAGGCAGTGATAAAGTAACGTATAATTTAATCGTTCAAGTTCCGCCTATGGCGCCACTTTTATACGCAACAAGCGCAACGAGTAGCAGTATTTtgcttcattggaaagctGGGAATAACGGAGGAGCCGCGATCAGCGGATACACGTTAAATTATCGTAAAGAACACGGAAATTTGGATGAAGTTATGTTATCTCGGCACGCAGTTAGTTTCGAATTAAAAGGGTTATTGTGCGGCACGCAGTATCATTTATATTTGGTCGCTCATAATAAAATCGGAAGTTCGCCGGCGAGTCATCCCTTACAAGCGAGAACTCAAGGGCGGCCTCCGGGTGTTCCTATTGCATCACAGTTTATCTCGCCTAATTCTACCTCGGTCGTTTTGCGGTTACACGTTTGGCCGGATAACGGATGTcctattttgtattttatcgtGCAGTATAGAAAGGCGGCCGAATCTCAATGGACCTTAGTTTCGAACGCTTTAAAGCCGCAAAGAAGAACATCGATCACCGGATTAAATCCGGCTACTCAATATATCGTTAAATTGGAAGCCCATAATATCGCTGGATATTCTATGGAggaattttcttttatgacATTAACAAAGGATGGGGGTAAAAATACACtaataaattaactaaattaatataatatgttttttgctttaattttagatgttCCTCCACCCGATTTAATGAAACAAGGCAACGACACCTTACCATTTTACaccgattttaaaataatcctaCCTCTTGTTGTGGTTgctgtaattttattaatttctggTGCTACAGTTATCGCATGTTGGAGAAAtcgtaattaattttcgttttaaaagcgtcaatttattaaatttctttttttaaggGCAAAACGAAGCCGCCAAAGAACAATTAGATAATCAACAAAACGCGGAAGCTCAAAGGGAACGTTATTACGCAACGATTCATAAAGTTTCTTTACAATCGGGTGAGAAAATTCCAGGTATCTCCAAATCCTTTcctacttaaaaataaaattttttttttggacttTTTATGTTTACAGAAACCTCCGAGGATATATCGCCATACGCGACTTTTCAACTTTCCGAACCGAGTACTTTACCTCAAAACACAATGCTTCATAGTTTCATGTACCATGAACATGCCATGACTGAAGGTTGCGCGTCACCTCCGCCATCTACATCCGTACAACGAAACTCACCTTATTACAATATTGTAAGGATTAGGAATGTTGGagagataaaaaaatgtttaatgtgtgttttagcaaaaatttcaaagtacCAAAGGGCATGGACGTCGCAGAGCCAATCGAAAAGCTGATGTAGACACCGACGAAAGTGAGTCCGACCCCGAACAATTAACTTCAAGTAGGACAGAGTCTTCCAATCAATTAGATATGAAGCATAAACATAGtaagataattaaaaagtactatttttaaaaaattattttatttgttttaagatATCATATACCATGGTCATTCGAGTACCTCTTCAGATCTGTCACCAATGTCCGAACAGAAATCGTTGCCAAGAAGAGGCCGTTCGAGGTACTCCAATTTGAAATCGACAAACATTCGTCAAAATGACCAAGCGGTCGATTACAGGTGGCTGCCACAACAACGTGGGAGGACAATGCTTTCCAATTTATCGGTAGCGGAGACTGCGTTTACTGAAGGAGGACCTGGTCAACCACCCCCTGGCGAACAAAGTACCCCTGATCGACCAGAACTGAGTGAAGCAGAATGCGATATCGATACGCTCAAGAAGCTCAAACTTGGATTGCGGTCGTCGCTTTGGTCGCGACCGACCGCTTCCGGTCAACCATCCGATTATTCTATAGCGGTTTAAATGTGTTcttaattgtataaaaaaataaaaataaaataaaaaggttgaagaaaagttaaaagaCTTGAAACGGtggtttttaataaacgtttttGAGAGGTTACGATGATgtattttaaggttaaaaaaaaagggttTTTCGCGAGGaaagtttttgttaaataatttttaaaagaatcaaaattaattattagcGTTGAgataatatattatacaattttatacaatcaaaaagaaaatgattatgaagaaaaaaatggaGATGATGAAATTATGAAGATATTTAGATAAAAACGATTAAATGTTTATGAAAGGGTAGGATGTTTGTTttccgtttttttttgtacatagtattaaattttgggttgaaagaatttcctttttgttttcgaATCAGGTTAAATAACAGAATCATAGATGATAATAACTAATCTTCCGTACTTCCGTGTACCACAGAGAAAACAAACAATCAATGTCTGACGAAATCAAAACTTCCCTAGTCCCATAATTGTAAAAcaatatgtataataatagaTCCAtttgaattataataaatttattgtaaattatattgaagcttttttattttttacttattacAGTAAATATATAATGTCCTAAAAATTGTAAGtagaattgaaataaaataaattgaagtAAATTGAAGTGGCGTTAGGTTCAACATGTTTTCCATGGTTGCAGTGGGGGAAGCCCGTAGCGCACATGTAACAGCCTTATAAATCAGCAATAAAtgtgtaaattttttgtattttataacTGTTTTTGCTATAAAGACAACgtcaatatatatttatttcatcatgttcAAAATACATAGTTACATGAATACTTTAGCGTTAAATGCTTTCAAATGCATAATACACAGATAACTGTTGCTAATAAAATGACAccttttgacgatttttgtaaccctaaaatgttattacaaggGGGTGAAAAAATCAACCCTTACAATACATTGcatcagaactttttaatgcgtctacatttttctatttaaaaacttgatttaaatagaGGGATTCAATAcacaacttttttgtctcttgacATTTTCTCCTAATATTGTTAGTTTgaccacaaaaaaataaaataatacacgtgctcaagtaaattaattcagattggttattattaggcaaagttatgtcaaattgatctcagtattattttattttttgtgatcaaattaacaatttgttagttaTAAAATCTCAAGAGATAAGAAAGTTGCAGATTTTTCCCCTCAACTTTACAGGACTACAACTTGGGGGAGAAGAggttttgaataaaaagtcTTTCATATCAATTTAGAGACATCCTGTACCTTTCTCTTACTTTCATTTACTAGattaaaccatttttgtgGTGTTAGAAAACCAGATATtagggaaaaataaaaatttatttaagaaacattaaaattatatttttaaaatgaaaattatttttcaattaatagtACAAATTAATCTTCAAAaagtgtttttgtttttataagtCGAGAATtcttgttattatttttctgataTTGTCTTGGCCGACTAAAAGTCTGTGGGTCAAGACGTCTAAGTACACTCGAAGCTTTACCAGTTTGATccacattaaataatttccgCTTAGGGACGTGTCGAAGCGCATATTTCCAATCATTTGTTCTTTTTACATCCAACAAAATCGAAAGAACCTGATTTAAAGTTAAGCTTTTTCCACTTCCTGCGCCCCAACTCAAATATTTATCTAAAGGAAATTTCTGCAT
Protein-coding regions in this window:
- the LOC111427462 gene encoding cell adhesion molecule Dscam2 isoform X1, with amino-acid sequence MLVVFHLALFGSLTTGLTSAFDSHLRGPAFVMEPPTRLEFSNSSGGWLDCSASGSPQPSIDWLSVDGTSVGDVSGIRRVLRNGTLVLLPFAAAAYRQDIHSTVYRCVASNSVGRIISRDVQVRAVVTQPFKIDVEVLGAARGCTAVLKCVVPSFVKDLVRIISWVQEPSLYIYPSLQGDGKFHQLPSGELLIHNLEFSDQFPAYRCRTMHRLSRQVVVSNAANVRITEHRGIVSPVVVENSGTVTVAQDEGAALICISQGCPTPEYRWYSQKNGEQSLIIPGPRIRQLGPVLAIEAVTSEDGGIYRCMSSNAGGEASADLRLMVSTPLHVEITPPMLSVHMGGSAEFKCSVSAQNGGPHLVTWYKDGRQLPSTGRGTSEALIINNVGREDRGMYQCVVRRTEGDTAQAAAELQLGDAPPVLIYSFIEQTLQPGPAVSLKCSATGNPTPQISWTLDGFPLPSHGRFVIGQYVTVHGDVISHVNISHVMVEDGGEYTCTAENRAGKTSHSARLNIYGMPYIRLIPKVTAVAGETLQLKCPVAGYPIEEIHWERGGRELPDGLRQKVLPDGTLQINPVEKKADTGIYTCWARNKQGHNARRSGEVNVIVPPKVSPFYAEDTLHVGDRASLTCSVTKGDLPLTISWHKDGRNVDPAQMVSITQVDQFTSILLIESLSPHHNGNYSCMVRNQAAEVSHTQQLVVNVPPRWLVEPVDISVERNRHVALHCQAQGVPTPTVTWKKATGSKSGDYEEVRDHMYTKVLENGTLLLQHVKEDREGFYLCQADNGIGTGIGKVIQLRVNSSPYFSAPSRLITVKKGDTATLRCDVNGDKPISVIWLRAGKTELNPSTNYRVHVKQDVTPDGVAAELQIVNAEAADSGAYFCHASNMYGKEQQLVNLLVQEPPLSPEHVEAAMVSSRSVNLKWQHKSGDSNEVFKFVVEFKELERPWQQMELTDTPLQYAALIENLKPATKYVFRVFAEGPAGKSTPSDELLVRTEPQRPAGSPLDLSVRPASSTSLLVTWKPPLPDLRHGDIQGFNVGYRVGNVGSYNFTSVSGDGEDGGDEVLLNGLAKYARYAVVVQAFNEVGAGPLTEPVTAQTMEDVPSMPPMDVRCAAVTSQSLQISWQPPPSEHCNGILQGYKLTYEPVMDENWKGNDELETRKTTALTTVITGLRKYTNYSFQVLAFTKIGDGIFTATTYCQTEEDVPGAPADIKVVVSSPQSLLVSWLPPHEPNGLITKYNLYKRSMDGRQEIDHAKQPISSQHTNYEAKGIQPNVEYQFWVTASTRIGEGQSSRVVTQVASNRVPARIISFGGTVVRPFRGSIALSCIAVGSPRREWQRGDQILKGGANHNVQLLDTGELILSSLQQTDSGNYTCHVDNGQGSDKVTYNLIVQVPPMAPLLYATSATSSSILLHWKAGNNGGAAISGYTLNYRKEHGNLDEVMLSRHAVSFELKGLLCGTQYHLYLVAHNKIGSSPASHPLQARTQGRPPGVPIASQFISPNSTSVVLRLHVWPDNGCPILYFIVQYRKAAESQWTLVSNALKPQRRTSITGLNPATQYIVKLEAHNIAGYSMEEFSFMTLTKDGDVPPPDLMKQGNDTLPFYTDFKIILPLVVVAVILLISGATVIACWRNRQNEAAKEQLDNQQNAEAQRERYYATIHKVSLQSGEKIPETSEDISPYATFQLSEPSTLPQNTMLHSFMYHEHAMTEGCASPPPSTSVQRNSPYYNIQKFQSTKGHGRRRANRKADVDTDESESDPEQLTSSRTESSNQLDMKHKHNIIYHGHSSTSSDLSPMSEQKSLPRRGRSRYSNLKSTNIRQNDQAVDYRWLPQQRGRTMLSNLSVAETAFTEGGPGQPPPGEQSTPDRPELSEAECDIDTLKKLKLGLRSSLWSRPTASGQPSDYSIAV
- the LOC111427462 gene encoding cell adhesion molecule Dscam2 isoform X2, with protein sequence MLVVFHLALFGSLTTGLTSAFDSHLRGPAFVMEPPTRLEFSNSSGGWLDCSASGSPQPSIDWLSVDGTSVGDVSGIRRVLRNGTLVLLPFAAAAYRQDIHSTVYRCVASNSVGRIISRDVQVRAVVTQPFKIDVEVLGAARGCTAVLKCVVPSFVKDLVRIISWVQEPSLYIYPSLQGDGKFHQLPSGELLIHNLEFSDQFPAYRCRTMHRLSRQVVVSNAANVRITEHRGIVSPVVVENSGTVTVAQDEGAALICISQGCPTPEYRWYSQKNGEQSLIIPGPRIRQLGPVLAIEAVTSEDGGIYRCMSSNAGGEASADLRLMVSTPLHVEITPPMLSVHMGGSAEFKCSVSAQNGGPHLVTWYKDGRQLPSTGRGTSEALIINNVGREDRGMYQCVVRRTEGDTAQAAAELQLGDAPPVLIYSFIEQTLQPGPAVSLKCSATGNPTPQISWTLDGFPLPSHGRFVIGQYVTVHGDVISHVNISHVMVEDGGEYTCTAENRAGKTSHSARLNIYGMPYIRLIPKVTAVAGETLQLKCPVAGYPIEEIHWERGGRELPDGLRQKVLPDGTLQINPVEKKADTGIYTCWARNKQGHNARRSGEVNVIVPPIIEPFSFQDGLSEGMRTRTVCGVSSGDPPLVVSWLKDGQPLTAALGANVSALDPYSSLLSISSLDSRHSGDFTCVASNPAAEVRYTAKLQVKVPPRWLVEPVDISVERNRHVALHCQAQGVPTPTVTWKKATGSKSGDYEEVRDHMYTKVLENGTLLLQHVKEDREGFYLCQADNGIGTGIGKVIQLRVNSSPYFSAPSRLITVKKGDTATLRCDVNGDKPISVIWLRAGKTELNPSTNYRVHVKQDVTPDGVAAELQIVNAEAADSGAYFCHASNMYGKEQQLVNLLVQEPPLSPEHVEAAMVSSRSVNLKWQHKSGDSNEVFKFVVEFKELERPWQQMELTDTPLQYAALIENLKPATKYVFRVFAEGPAGKSTPSDELLVRTEPQRPAGSPLDLSVRPASSTSLLVTWKPPLPDLRHGDIQGFNVGYRVGNVGSYNFTSVSGDGEDGGDEVLLNGLAKYARYAVVVQAFNEVGAGPLTEPVTAQTMEDVPSMPPMDVRCAAVTSQSLQISWQPPPSEHCNGILQGYKLTYEPVMDENWKGNDELETRKTTALTTVITGLRKYTNYSFQVLAFTKIGDGIFTATTYCQTEEDVPGAPADIKVVVSSPQSLLVSWLPPHEPNGLITKYNLYKRSMDGRQEIDHAKQPISSQHTNYEAKGIQPNVEYQFWVTASTRIGEGQSSRVVTQVASNRVPARIISFGGTVVRPFRGSIALSCIAVGSPRREWQRGDQILKGGANHNVQLLDTGELILSSLQQTDSGNYTCHVDNGQGSDKVTYNLIVQVPPMAPLLYATSATSSSILLHWKAGNNGGAAISGYTLNYRKEHGNLDEVMLSRHAVSFELKGLLCGTQYHLYLVAHNKIGSSPASHPLQARTQGRPPGVPIASQFISPNSTSVVLRLHVWPDNGCPILYFIVQYRKAAESQWTLVSNALKPQRRTSITGLNPATQYIVKLEAHNIAGYSMEEFSFMTLTKDGDVPPPDLMKQGNDTLPFYTDFKIILPLVVVAVILLISGATVIACWRNRQNEAAKEQLDNQQNAEAQRERYYATIHKVSLQSGEKIPETSEDISPYATFQLSEPSTLPQNTMLHSFMYHEHAMTEGCASPPPSTSVQRNSPYYNIQKFQSTKGHGRRRANRKADVDTDESESDPEQLTSSRTESSNQLDMKHKHNIIYHGHSSTSSDLSPMSEQKSLPRRGRSRWLPQQRGRTMLSNLSVAETAFTEGGPGQPPPGEQSTPDRPELSEAECDIDTLKKLKLGLRSSLWSRPTASGQPSDYSIAV